GTGCCTCGAAGATCGCCGCCGCGGCCACGCCGAGGGTCAGCAGCAGGACCGGGACCGTCATCCAGCGCGACGACCCCTGCCGAAGGCGCCGCAGGCGGAGTCGGCCCCCTGCGCGCCGGGTCGCGAAGTCTTTCTCGGGCACGTTCGAGCCTCGTGGTTCTCCGGGGTCGGCATCGCTGCGGTCTTCCACAATCTCGGCGCCGGGCCGGCGAGCGCAACCGTTCCGGAACGCGTGCCGCAGCTCAGCTCCCCACCTCGCCGCCGGCCTGCGGCTCCTGCGGGCGCGGCGCGCGCAGCTTCGGCGCCTGGCCGAACGTGTACGTGAAGCCCAGCGTCGCGGCGCGCGCCCCGAAGGAGCGCTCGCTTTCCAGGACGTACGGGAGCTCCTCGGCGCTGGCGTCCGTCGTCCGGCGGTTCTTCATGGTGTCGAACGGGTCGGTCAGGCGGAGCGTGAGGACCGCCCGGTCGCCGCGCAGCCTGTGCCGGACGGAGAAGCTCGTCGTCGCGAAGGCGCCCACGCGCCCCTGCTGCACCCGCATCGGTGCGCGGTACTGGGCGAAGGCCTGCACGTCGGTGCGCCCGCTCACCCGCAGGTTTCCGCTCGCCCGCGCCGACCAGCCCAGCCCGCTGCCGTACACGCTCCCGACCGTGGTGGCACCGCCGGTCTCGTGCCCGAAGGCGTTGAGCCCCAGGAGGCCGCTCAGCCGCTCGCCGCGAAGCGAGGCCGTCGCGTCCGCCCCGTACGAGCGGGCCCGGTCGAGGTTGGTGAACACCCCGGTGGTGGTGTCGCCCTGGATGCTGCGGATGACGCGAATGGCGCCCGTCGTCCGCCGGTAGAAGGGGCTGAGCTGGAACGATCCCCACGATCCGCTCTGCTGGAAGCCGAGCTCGAAGGCGTCGGTGTGCTCCGGCCGCAGGCGCGGGTTGCCGCGGGAGCGGTTCAGCGGGTCCTCGTAGAAGGTGATGGAGTTGAGCATGAAGGTCTGCGGACGCTGGATCCGGCGCGAGTAGCTCGCCTTCACCTGCCGCTCGCCGTCCAGGTCGTACGCCACGAGGCCGCTGGGGAAGAGGTCCGTGTACGAGAGGGAGGCGTCGTCCGTCCCCACGAAGCTCCGCCCCGTCCGCTCCACGCGCAGGCCGCCCTGCACCTCCCAGGGGCCGGTGCTGCGGGTCAGCACCCCGTAGGCGGCCCGGGCCGTCTCCTCCGTGCCGAACGCGAAGCTCGCGCCGGGATCCGGCTGCCAGGTGGCCGTGCCCTCGTAGGAGAACCGCTCCGCGTCGTACCGGTTGGTCACGCGGCGCCGCTGCGCCTTCACCCCCGTCTCCAGCCGCACCCCCGCGATCATCCGCGTGAGGTCGGCCTGGAAGGACAGGTCGTCGTTGATCCCGTCGATGCTCCGCCGCGCTCGCTCGGGCAGCGCCTGGAGAGGGGCGCCACCCGGGGCTGTGGGGGTGAGCGTCAGGCCGTGGTGCATCTCCACGTCCAGGCGGTTGTACCGCAGCTCGGCCCCCAGCTCGTTGCGGCGCGGCTCGGCCGTCCGCTTGAAGGAGAGCACCCCGTCGAAGACGAGGTCGTTGCTGTTGTTGACCAGCCGGTCGCTCCACCGGGAGACGGGCTCGCCGCCCGCGTCGCGCGAGACGCGCCCGCCCACCGAGCTGTTCTCGTAGGTGCGGTCGCTGACGAGGAGGGTGCCGGCCAGCGACTCCCGGGGGCCCAGCTTCAGCTCGGTGCTGGTGTTCAGCGTGTGCGACCGCGTGAGAGAGGCGCCGCGCGCGGTCTGGCCGATGGAGCGGACCGGCGCGCCGTCGAACAGGTTCCGGCGGTTGCTGAACCCCGTCGTCTCCCGTGCTTCGTCCAGGAAGGCGTAGCTCCCGAAGAGCGTCAGCGGAGCCCGCTGCCAGCCCAGGTTGCCCGAGCCGTTGTATCGCCCGCCGGTGCCCGCGGCGAGGGTGAGGCCGCCGGAGAGCCCCAGGTCGGAGCTGCTCTTCAGGACGACGTTGACGATCCCCGCCATCCCTTCCGGGTCGTACCGGGCCGAGGGGTTGGGGACCACCTCCACCCGCTCCACCAGGTTGGCCGGGAGCTGCTGCAGGAAGGCGGCGAGCTGGTCGCCCCGCACGGGAGCGGCCCGCCCGTTGATCTGGACGGCCACGTTCTGGTTGCCCCGGAGGCTCACCCGTCCGTCCGGGTCGACCTCGACCGCCGGCACGCTCCGCAGCACGTCCGTGACGTTGCCGCCCGCGGTGGCCGGCAGGT
The Longimicrobiaceae bacterium DNA segment above includes these coding regions:
- a CDS encoding TonB-dependent receptor; its protein translation is MRYPILFFVLVAAGAGGEALAQGGRSAAAATQAASGSIRGVVADSAGGAPVASASVAVMSTADSSLVGGALTAADGAFRVEGLAPGSYYLRISHLSHATTTHGGVSLGPAAPHASVGTVRLAPAALALEGIRVAAEQGAVRMSADRNSYSTRDLPATAGGNVTDVLRSVPAVEVDPDGRVSLRGNQNVAVQINGRAAPVRGDQLAAFLQQLPANLVERVEVVPNPSARYDPEGMAGIVNVVLKSSSDLGLSGGLTLAAGTGGRYNGSGNLGWQRAPLTLFGSYAFLDEARETTGFSNRRNLFDGAPVRSIGQTARGASLTRSHTLNTSTELKLGPRESLAGTLLVSDRTYENSSVGGRVSRDAGGEPVSRWSDRLVNNSNDLVFDGVLSFKRTAEPRRNELGAELRYNRLDVEMHHGLTLTPTAPGGAPLQALPERARRSIDGINDDLSFQADLTRMIAGVRLETGVKAQRRRVTNRYDAERFSYEGTATWQPDPGASFAFGTEETARAAYGVLTRSTGPWEVQGGLRVERTGRSFVGTDDASLSYTDLFPSGLVAYDLDGERQVKASYSRRIQRPQTFMLNSITFYEDPLNRSRGNPRLRPEHTDAFELGFQQSGSWGSFQLSPFYRRTTGAIRVIRSIQGDTTTGVFTNLDRARSYGADATASLRGERLSGLLGLNAFGHETGGATTVGSVYGSGLGWSARASGNLRVSGRTDVQAFAQYRAPMRVQQGRVGAFATTSFSVRHRLRGDRAVLTLRLTDPFDTMKNRRTTDASAEELPYVLESERSFGARAATLGFTYTFGQAPKLRAPRPQEPQAGGEVGS